A genomic region of Anas acuta chromosome 1, bAnaAcu1.1, whole genome shotgun sequence contains the following coding sequences:
- the HAO2 gene encoding 2-Hydroxyacid oxidase 2 isoform X2 yields the protein MLRDVSVMDTRTKLLGTEISFPVGIAPTGFHQLAWPDGEKSTARAANAMNTCYIASTYSTCTLEEISAAAPGGFRWFQLYIHRNRAVSQQLVQRAEALGFQGLVLTADLPYTGKRRDDVRNGFRLPPHMKLKNLEGAFEGDDCSEYGLPPNSLDPSVTWNDIYWLQSLTRLPIIIKGILTKEDAELAVRHGAQGIIVSNHGGRQLDGGPATIDALSEVVEAVQGRIEVYLDGGIRKGSDVLKALALGAKCVFIGRPALWGLAYKGEEGLQDVLKILHDEFRLSMALAGCASVSEIGRHLVQFSKL from the exons ATGCTGCGGGACGTATCCGTGATGGACACAAGGACTAAACTCCTGGGGACTGaaatcagctttcctgtaggaaTTGCCCCCACTGGCTTCCACCAGCTAGCATGGCCCGATGGAGAGAAAAGCACAGCCAGAG CGGCCAATGCCATGAACACCTGCTACATTGCCAGCACGTACTCCACCTGCACGCTGGAGGAGATCTCCGCAGCTGCCCCTGGGGGTTTCCGATGGTTCCAGCTCTACATCCACCGCAACAGGGCAGTTTCTCAGCAGCTGGTCCAACGGGCTGAGGCCTTGGGCTTCCAGGGCCTCGTCCTCACCGCAGATCTGCCCTACACAGGCAAAAGACGTGATGATGTCCGTAATGGTTTCCGGCTTCCTCCCCACATGAAGCTGAAGAACTTGGAAGGAGCCTTTGAG GGAGATGACTGTTCCGAGTACGGACTGCCACCCAACAGCTTGGATCCTTCAGTCACCTGGAATGATATTTACTGGCTGCAGAGCCTGACTCGCCTGCCTATCATCATCAAAGGCATCTTGACAAAAGAAGACGCAGAGCTGGCAGTGAGGCATGGAGCTCAAGGAATTATTGTGTCCAATCATGGTGGAAGGCAGCTGGATGGAGGACCTGCCACT ATTGATGCTCTGAGTGAAGTTGTGGAGGCAGTACAAGGCAGAATCGAAGTCTATTTAGATGGTGGAATACGGAAAGGAAGTGATGTATTAAAAGCGCTGGCACTGGGAGCAAAATGTGTCTTTATTGGACGACCAGCTTTATGGGGTCTGGCTTACAAG GGTGAAGAAGGTCTTCAGGATGTTTTGAAGATTCTTCATGATGAGTTTCGTTTGTCAATGGCCTTAGCTG GCTGTGCCAGCGTCTCAGAAATTGGCCGGCACCTGGTTCAGTTCTCAAAGTTGTAA
- the HAO2 gene encoding 2-Hydroxyacid oxidase 2 isoform X1 → MAMVCLSDFEAYAKKYLPKIAWDFFAAGADECSTRDENILAYKRIHFRPRMLRDVSVMDTRTKLLGTEISFPVGIAPTGFHQLAWPDGEKSTARAANAMNTCYIASTYSTCTLEEISAAAPGGFRWFQLYIHRNRAVSQQLVQRAEALGFQGLVLTADLPYTGKRRDDVRNGFRLPPHMKLKNLEGAFEGDDCSEYGLPPNSLDPSVTWNDIYWLQSLTRLPIIIKGILTKEDAELAVRHGAQGIIVSNHGGRQLDGGPATIDALSEVVEAVQGRIEVYLDGGIRKGSDVLKALALGAKCVFIGRPALWGLAYKGEEGLQDVLKILHDEFRLSMALAGCASVSEIGRHLVQFSKL, encoded by the exons ATGGCTATGGTGTGTTTGTCAGACTTTGAAGCTTATGCTAAAAAGTATTTACCCAAGATTGCTTGGGATTTCTTTGCAGCTGGAGCAGATGAGTGTAGCACCCGTGATGAAAACATCCTGGCATATAAAAG AATTCATTTCCGGCCACGTATGCTGCGGGACGTATCCGTGATGGACACAAGGACTAAACTCCTGGGGACTGaaatcagctttcctgtaggaaTTGCCCCCACTGGCTTCCACCAGCTAGCATGGCCCGATGGAGAGAAAAGCACAGCCAGAG CGGCCAATGCCATGAACACCTGCTACATTGCCAGCACGTACTCCACCTGCACGCTGGAGGAGATCTCCGCAGCTGCCCCTGGGGGTTTCCGATGGTTCCAGCTCTACATCCACCGCAACAGGGCAGTTTCTCAGCAGCTGGTCCAACGGGCTGAGGCCTTGGGCTTCCAGGGCCTCGTCCTCACCGCAGATCTGCCCTACACAGGCAAAAGACGTGATGATGTCCGTAATGGTTTCCGGCTTCCTCCCCACATGAAGCTGAAGAACTTGGAAGGAGCCTTTGAG GGAGATGACTGTTCCGAGTACGGACTGCCACCCAACAGCTTGGATCCTTCAGTCACCTGGAATGATATTTACTGGCTGCAGAGCCTGACTCGCCTGCCTATCATCATCAAAGGCATCTTGACAAAAGAAGACGCAGAGCTGGCAGTGAGGCATGGAGCTCAAGGAATTATTGTGTCCAATCATGGTGGAAGGCAGCTGGATGGAGGACCTGCCACT ATTGATGCTCTGAGTGAAGTTGTGGAGGCAGTACAAGGCAGAATCGAAGTCTATTTAGATGGTGGAATACGGAAAGGAAGTGATGTATTAAAAGCGCTGGCACTGGGAGCAAAATGTGTCTTTATTGGACGACCAGCTTTATGGGGTCTGGCTTACAAG GGTGAAGAAGGTCTTCAGGATGTTTTGAAGATTCTTCATGATGAGTTTCGTTTGTCAATGGCCTTAGCTG GCTGTGCCAGCGTCTCAGAAATTGGCCGGCACCTGGTTCAGTTCTCAAAGTTGTAA